DNA sequence from the Streptomyces sp. NBC_01497 genome:
CAGTTGGGCGCCACCAGGAACGTGACCCTGGTGTCCCACTCGCAGGCGGGCGAGATCGCGACCTACTTCGCCGAGCAGAACCCGAAGACGCTCTCCGGCGCGGTCCTCGTCGACGCCAACCTGCCCCCGCTCTTCACGGACGAGGAGACCGCCCGCCTCCTGGCTTTCGACCAGCCCGAGGTCGACGCGGCGAAGAAGGACCCGGACACGCCGCAGAACCGTCAGCTCATCTCCACCGCTGAGAGCTTCGCCGCGACGAGCAAGGCCTACTACAAGGCCACGTGGCCCGACTCGGTCCCGGCGACGGTCATCGTCTCGGAGAAGACCCCGTTCGACGGCTCCCCCGCCGACGCCCAGCACTGGCGGGACGCCGCCTCCTCGTTCGTCAAGGACGGGCCGCACCGAACGCTCGTCACCGCCGAGGGCAGCTCCCACGAGGTCCCGAAGGACCGCCCCGCCCTCGTGCTCAGGGAGATCGAAAGCATGGTCGCCGCGCACCACTGACCCCACCCCTCAGACGAGGTCCTCCGCGGCCGCCGGGAGCGCGGGGGTTTCGTACGCGGCCCGGCGCCGCCGCGCGGCAGCGCCGGGCCGCGTTCGGCCCGCGGTCCCCCGGGCCGTCACACCGCCGGGACCGGCTGGGGCGGGGCCTCGCCCACATAGCGCGCCCCGGGCCGGATGATCTTCGGGTCGGCCGCCTGCTCCAGGATGTTGGCGCTCCAGCCGACCACCCTGGCGACGGCGAACGTCGGCGTGAACATGGTCCGGGGCAGGCCGCACCGCTCCATCACGACGCCCGCGTAGAACTCGACGTTCGTATGCAGTTCGCGGCCGGGCTTGAGTTCCGCGAGAATCGCCTCGACCCGCTCCTCGACCCGTACGGCGAAGTCGACGAGCGGGCCGCCGAACTTCTGCGCGATCTCGCGCAGCATGCGCGAACGCGGGTCCTCGGTGCGGTAGACGGCATGCCCGAAGCCCATGATCCGACCGCCCGCCAGGACCTGTTCCCTGATCCAGGGGTCGATCCGGTCGGCGGTGCCGATGGCATCGAGGGTGTCGAGCGCCCGGGCCGGGGCGCCGCCGTGCAGCGGACCCGAGAACGCTCCGACGCCGCCGACCAGGCAGGCCGCCAGGTCGGCCCCGGTCGACGCGATCACCCGGGCGGTGAAGGTCGAGGGGTTGAAGCCGTGGTCGACCGTGGCCACCAGGTA
Encoded proteins:
- a CDS encoding alpha/beta fold hydrolase, whose protein sequence is MSRTTPNRRSVNRVLSALALLAVTAGAVTACGDHDSASTHTSASSVTSSASPGADKAGATSLHMIDNGGHRLAFHVTQGHGSTIVLDSGGGNDSSYWKDLVPKLHAATGATVITYDRAGLGKSDVVPGPWKVESAVSDLKAGLQQLGATRNVTLVSHSQAGEIATYFAEQNPKTLSGAVLVDANLPPLFTDEETARLLAFDQPEVDAAKKDPDTPQNRQLISTAESFAATSKAYYKATWPDSVPATVIVSEKTPFDGSPADAQHWRDAASSFVKDGPHRTLVTAEGSSHEVPKDRPALVLREIESMVAAHH
- a CDS encoding citrate synthase/methylcitrate synthase, coding for MSNTRPQQGAVEVPRGLAGVVVTETALGDVRGTEGFYHYRQYSAIELAHTRSFEDVWHLMFHGALPDAEQSAAFAARVAVLRHLPDEVADALPAIARASAAVGPLAGLRTALSLYGSATGLRPLYDTDPARRTEDALAACAVVPTILTALHRIGRGQEPLAPRDDLGHAANYLWMLTGSQPEPEHARAIEQYLVATVDHGFNPSTFTARVIASTGADLAACLVGGVGAFSGPLHGGAPARALDTLDAIGTADRIDPWIREQVLAGGRIMGFGHAVYRTEDPRSRMLREIAQKFGGPLVDFAVRVEERVEAILAELKPGRELHTNVEFYAGVVMERCGLPRTMFTPTFAVARVVGWSANILEQAADPKIIRPGARYVGEAPPQPVPAV